From Thermoanaerobaculia bacterium, a single genomic window includes:
- a CDS encoding 3-phosphoglycerate dehydrogenase family protein, translated as MKILVADKFEKSGLDGLAATGSDVLFEPDLRDDALGDRLAETGAEILIVRSTKVTAPILEKARGTALVIRAGAGVNTIDLAAASRQGVFVANCPGKNGIAVAELAMGLMLALDRRIPDNAEALRRGEWNKKEFAKAKGIFGRTLGIAGTGTIGREVAARARAFGMKVLGWSRSLTDAKAEALGIERVGDVVELARRCDVVSVHLAAAPETKGLFGAEFFAAMRPGAFFVNTARADVVDPAALLAALDRGIRAGLDVFPKEPAESKGAFESPLARHPNVVGTHHIGASTDQAQEAIAAETVRLVRAYIETGKVDNVVNLARRPPATHLLVVRHRDRVGVLAHVLAALKNDGISVQGMENTVFEGAEAACARIELDKEPREGTLDAIRSGSEDIFSLSVTPLR; from the coding sequence ATGAAAATCCTCGTGGCGGACAAGTTCGAGAAATCGGGGCTCGACGGGCTCGCGGCCACGGGCTCCGACGTCCTCTTCGAACCCGATCTCAGGGACGACGCGCTGGGAGACCGCCTCGCGGAGACCGGCGCCGAGATCCTGATCGTCCGGTCGACGAAGGTGACCGCGCCGATCCTCGAGAAGGCGCGGGGCACGGCTCTCGTGATCCGCGCCGGCGCGGGAGTCAACACCATCGACCTCGCCGCCGCGTCGAGGCAGGGCGTCTTCGTGGCGAATTGTCCGGGGAAGAACGGGATCGCGGTCGCCGAGCTCGCGATGGGATTGATGCTCGCGCTCGACCGGCGCATCCCCGACAACGCGGAGGCGCTCCGCCGGGGCGAATGGAACAAGAAGGAGTTCGCGAAGGCGAAGGGAATCTTCGGCCGGACCCTCGGCATCGCGGGGACGGGAACGATCGGCCGGGAAGTCGCGGCGAGAGCGCGGGCGTTCGGCATGAAGGTCCTCGGCTGGAGCCGTTCGCTGACCGACGCGAAGGCGGAGGCGCTGGGGATCGAGCGCGTCGGCGACGTCGTCGAGCTCGCCCGCCGATGCGACGTCGTCTCGGTCCACCTCGCCGCGGCGCCCGAAACGAAGGGCCTGTTCGGGGCGGAGTTCTTCGCCGCGATGCGCCCGGGCGCCTTCTTCGTCAACACGGCGCGCGCGGACGTCGTCGATCCCGCGGCGCTGCTGGCGGCGCTCGACCGGGGAATTCGCGCGGGGCTCGACGTCTTCCCGAAGGAGCCCGCGGAGTCGAAAGGCGCGTTCGAGAGCCCTCTCGCCCGCCACCCGAACGTCGTCGGCACGCATCACATCGGCGCGTCGACGGACCAGGCGCAGGAGGCGATCGCCGCCGAGACGGTCCGCCTCGTGAGGGCCTACATCGAGACCGGAAAAGTCGACAACGTCGTCAACCTCGCCCGGCGCCCGCCGGCGACGCATCTCCTCGTCGTCCGCCACCGCGACCGGGTCGGCGTTCTCGCTCACGTGCTCGCGGCCCTGAAGAACGACGGGATCTCGGTGCAGGGAATGGAGAACACGGTCTTCGAGGGGGCGGAAGCCGCGTGCGCGCGGATCGAGCTCGACAAGGAGCCCCGCGAGGGGACGCTCGACGCGATCCGGTCGGGCAGCGAAGACATTTTCTCGCTCTCGGTCACTCCGCTGCGCTGA
- a CDS encoding homogentisate 1,2-dioxygenase: protein MIDRWTQGLLPEKPHTVFRDPEGGALLYEECFTRLGFDGPYSILYHRRAPTDELTCEGTDRGFRWESSDRGAEPLKRRLFDSHAAPAGGAMLDARLPLLHNADVVISIARPSVSDDAFFVNGDGDDLFFVERGSGAVQSSFGRVPFRAHDYVVVPKGCLHRFLFDGAENVLFGIECRRGFHVPAQFRNDAGQLKMDAAYTHRDFVRPVLESRTEADSAPREVFAKRRDAWSRRTLPASPLDVVGWDGYAYPVAFPISKFQPKTGLIHLPPTIHITFATGGAVICSFVPRVTDTHENAIPCPYPHSSVDCDEVIFYVDGNFTSRRGVGNGSISLHPAGVNHGPHPGAYEASIGSKATKELAVMIDTFLPLERTRAADAIERSGYHDSWKVRVDKATTEIT, encoded by the coding sequence GTGATCGACCGCTGGACGCAGGGGCTCCTCCCCGAGAAGCCCCACACGGTCTTCCGCGATCCCGAGGGAGGCGCGCTCCTCTACGAGGAATGTTTCACCCGTCTCGGGTTCGACGGGCCGTACTCGATCCTGTACCACCGCCGCGCTCCGACCGACGAGCTGACGTGCGAGGGGACCGACCGCGGGTTCCGCTGGGAATCGTCGGACCGCGGCGCGGAGCCGCTGAAACGGCGCCTCTTCGACTCCCACGCCGCGCCGGCCGGGGGGGCCATGCTCGACGCGCGACTGCCGCTCCTCCACAACGCGGACGTCGTGATCTCCATCGCGCGGCCCTCCGTCTCCGACGACGCGTTCTTCGTCAACGGCGACGGCGACGACCTCTTCTTCGTCGAGCGGGGATCGGGAGCGGTCCAGTCGTCCTTCGGGCGGGTTCCGTTCCGCGCGCACGACTACGTCGTGGTTCCCAAGGGGTGCCTTCACCGTTTCCTGTTCGACGGCGCCGAGAACGTGCTTTTCGGCATCGAGTGCCGGCGCGGGTTCCACGTTCCCGCGCAGTTCCGCAACGACGCCGGGCAGCTCAAGATGGACGCGGCGTACACGCATCGGGACTTCGTCCGCCCGGTTCTCGAGTCGCGCACGGAGGCCGACTCCGCTCCCCGGGAGGTGTTCGCGAAGCGGCGGGACGCGTGGTCGCGCCGGACGCTCCCGGCGTCGCCGCTCGACGTCGTGGGCTGGGACGGATACGCCTATCCGGTCGCGTTCCCGATCTCGAAGTTCCAGCCGAAAACGGGGCTGATCCATCTGCCGCCGACGATCCACATCACGTTCGCGACGGGCGGCGCCGTGATCTGCTCCTTCGTTCCCCGGGTCACCGACACGCACGAGAACGCGATCCCGTGCCCGTATCCCCATTCCTCCGTCGACTGCGACGAGGTGATCTTCTACGTCGACGGCAACTTCACCAGCCGCCGAGGCGTGGGGAACGGATCGATCTCGCTTCACCCCGCGGGGGTCAACCACGGCCCCCATCCCGGCGCGTACGAGGCGTCCATCGGGTCGAAGGCGACGAAGGAGCTCGCCGTGATGATCGACACTTTCCTGCCGCTCGAGCGGACCCGCGCCGCCGACGCGATCGAGCGTTCCGGGTATCACGATTCGTGGAAGGTGCGGGTCGACAAGGCGACCACCGAGATCACTTAG